The following nucleotide sequence is from Treponema pectinovorum.
AGATAGCGTTGATGCGGATTTTGGTGACGAGTGGATTGCTAATTTAAAAGAAGTTTTAAAAGATAGAAAACCCGATTATTTAGTTGTGCATCACATGGAAATGGATCATTCAAGCAACATAATGAAATTCATTGAATGCTATCCTGAAGCAAAAATTGTAGCGTCTAAAGTTGCGTTTACAATGATGAAAAATATGTTTTTTACAGACTTTCCTGAAAAGCAGGTTGTTGTAGGAGAAGGCTCAAAGCTTGAACTTGGTAAACATTGCCTTAACTTTATTACCGCACAAAATGTTCACTGGCCAGAAGTAATAATGGGTTACGAAAGTTCTGAAAAAGTTATGTTTACGGCAGATGGTTTTGGAAAATTTGGTGCAATAGAAGAAGGCTCAAATGAAGAATGGAAAGACGAAGCACGTCGCTATTATTTTGCAATCGTAGGAAAATTTGGTCAGTTTGTTCAGGCGGTTTTGAAAAAACTTCCTGCTTTTGAAATAAAAAAAATATGTTCACTCCACGGACCAGTTTTAGATTCTAATATAGGCGAATACGTAAAGTCTTATGATATTTGGTCTTCTTATGCGCCCGAAGAAGACGGAGTATTTATTGCTTATACTTCCGTATATAGAAATACAAAAAAAGCTGCAGAATTGTTGGCAAAAATTTTGCATGAAAAAGGATGCAAAAATGTTGTAATTGCAGACCTTGCAAGAGAAGATACCGCTCAAGCGATTGCGAATGCATTTAGATACAGCAAATTGGTTTTAGCTTCTACGACGTATTGCAATGGTGTTTTCCCAAAGATGAGAGAATTTATTGAACACCTTGCACACCGTAACTTCCAGAAAAGAATGGTTGCCTTTGTTGAAAACGGAACCTGGGCTCCATCTGCGGCAAAAACAATGACAACACTTTTAGAGCCTTGCAAAGACCTTTCTATTTTGCCAGAAAAAGTTACAATCAAGATTACTATGACAGAAGAAAATAAAAAGCAATTAGAAAATCTTGCAACACAACTTTTGGCATAAGATGGAACACGTTTTAGGGTAATCCGGAGAAATTTTGCGTAAATCTCCGCGACTTACGAAAAAAAATATTGCCGACTGCAATTAAATTATAGGGCTGTCCAAAAATGAAGGGCAGTCCTTTTTTTTATTTAAAGCACGCTAAAATACATGATACAATTTGCTTATGAGAAAAATAACTGTAATAACTGGCGCAAGTTCTGGAATAGGAAAAGAATTTGCAATTCAACTTTTTAACTTATACGAAAAACTTTCTGAACCAAGAGAAATATGGCTTTTAGCACGTTCAAAAGATGCCATGACAGAAATTTCAAAATCTCTTAGCGGAAATAACGGCAAAATCGTTGTAAAGGTTTTTGCAATAGATTTAGCAGGAAAACAAGGAGCTTTTGGCTTTAACGAAATTTTGCAAAAAGAAATGCAGGACTCTCCGCTTGAAATTGAACGGCTCATAAATAATGCTGGTTTTGGAACTTACGGTCCTTTTGAAGAAACTTCTACCGAACGAGAATTGTCGATGATAGATTTAAACTGCACTTCTTTGACTGGTATTTGCGGATTCAGCATAAAATTTATGGCAAAAGATTCTTACATAATAAATGTTGCTTCTTTGGCCGCCTTTATGCCACTTGGAAATTTTGCAGTTTATGCAGCAACAAAAGCGTATGTGCTTTCGTTCACAGTCGCTTTAGCAGCAGAATTAAAACCAAAAGGAATAAAAGTTTGTGCACTTTGCCCCGGAAGCGTAAGCACAAATTTTGCAAACATCGCAAGCAATGGAAAACGAAAATTGGTCTGGCACGGAAAATCGCCAGAGAAAGTTGTGCGAGATTGTATAAAAAAATCTATTTCTGGCAAAAAAATAATAATCACCTTTGCAAAATGGAAAATTCTTGCCTTTTTAAGCCGTTTTATAGGCAAATTTACCGTAGCAAACTACACATTTAAATATTCTGAAAGACCTTATTAGAAAAATCTTATACACTTAATCGCAAGAATCTACTAAAATCCTATAGAAACGCAGGAGAAGAGTTTTAGCCTAAAGTTTCTAATCTTATAGCTGGAGTACAAATGCTTAAAATTTCTACAAAAGGACAGTATGCCTTGCTTTTAATGACGGACTTAGCCGACCAAGACCCAACAAAATATATTGCTCTAAAAATATTGAGCCACAGGCACAATTTAAGCCCAAAATATGCGGAACAGATTTTAATGCAACTCAGCAAGGCAGGGCTTGTAACAGGATTAAGAGGCAATAACGGCGGTTATAAACTTTCTAAAAGTCCTGAAGAATACACCGCTGGAGAAATTTTGCGCGCAATGGAAGGAGACTTAAATCCAAAAGGAAGCACAGAGGGAAAAACCGTATCAAATATTGGGAACGACGCTTTTTGGCAAGGATTTGACAACGCCGTAAACAAATACGTCGACAGTATAACGCTTGAAAAAATCGCAAAGAAAAATCGAGAATTTAATGGTTTTGATTATATAATTTAGATTTATAAAAAAAACTGTTGACTAAATATTTTCAACCTAGTATATCTATAGGTAATTAAAAAGTTTGCCTTGCGAACTTATCTTATTACGCTGACTTTGTAAAATTAAGACAGCGAGGAGAAAAATATGAAAAAGATTTTAAGTCTTTCACTTGCATTTCTTGCAGCAGTTGCAGTAAATGCACAGACCGTTCTTAAAGTTGGAGCAACTCCAGAACCTCACGCAGAAATTTTAAATCTTGTAAAAGACGATTTAAAAGCAAAGGGAATCGACTTGCAGGTTATAGAATTTACGGATTATGTAACGCCAAACGATGCTGTTGAATCTGGCGACATAGACGCAAACTATTTCCAGCACATTCCTTACCTCGATTCTTTTAATAAAGAAAGAGGATACCACCTTGTAAATGCGGCTGGAATTCACGTTGAGCCATTTGCAGTTTATTCTAACAAAATTAAGAATCTTAAAGACCTTAAGAAAAAGGCTACAGTTGCAATTCCAAATGACCCAACAAACGAGGCTCGTGCACTTCTTCTGTTGCAGGAAGCAGGTTTAATCACTTTAAAAGCTGGAGCAGGAATTGATGCAACTCCAATCGATATAAAAAATAATCCTTTAAAACTTAAATTTAAGGAAATCGAAGCCGCTTCTCTTCCGAGAGTTCTTAACGATGTGGATGCAGCAGTTATCAACGGAAATTACGCTCTCCCGGCAGGGCTTTCTGCAAAGCGAGATGGGCTTTTTATTGAAGGCTCTTCATCGCCTTATGTAAATGTAATTGCCGTTAAAGCTGGAAGCGAAAACAAACCTGCAATTCAAGAACTTATAAAAGCGCTCAAAAGCCAGAAAGTAAAGGATTTTATCTCCAAAAAATATCCAAACGGAGAAGTTGTTACTGTTTTCTAAAAAATAAAAGGATGAAAATACGAGATTTTCCAAAATCATCCTTTATGAAAGCATTTAACTTGAATGTTATAGTAAATAAAAAACGCTGCCTGATTTAGTTTTTTAGGTAGCGTTTTTTGTTTTTTCTGTGAATAATTTTATTTTCTTTAAAGACGATATTAAAATCCTGCTAAATCTTTTATCACTTCGCTAGCAATTAAAAGCCCGGCAACCGGAGGAACAAAAGAATTGCTGCCTGGCACTCTTTTTTCTGTTTCTTGATGGCGAATCGGAGTTTCTGTTGAATACAAACATTTTAATTTTTTTACACCACGCTTTTTTAATTCCGCTCTCATAACCCTTGCAAGCGGACAAACACTCGTGTTGTAAATATCTGCAATTTTTAAGAGCGAAGGTTCAATTTTATTTCCTGCTCCCATGCAACTCATAACAGGAACCTCTGCCTTTTGCGCCTTTTGGATTATTTCTATCTTCCCTTTTACCGTATCTATGCAATCCACGACATAGTCGTAACAAGAAAAATCAAATTGAGCCGATGTTTCTGGCAAAAAAAAGACTTTATGCTTTACGACTTTGCAGTCTGGGTTTATGTCTAAAATTCTTTGTTCTGCAACATCAACCTTGTTTTTGCCGACTGTTGAATGCAAAGCATAAATTTGACGGTTTATATTTGAAAAACACACTTTATCATCATCGACTATATCCAAAAATCCAATTCCTGCTCGTGCAAGTGCCTCCACAACATAACTGCCAACACCACCGATTCCAAATACGATGACACGAGCATGCGAAAGTTTTTGCATTTTTTCTTTGCCAAAAATCAGTTGAGTTCTTTCAAAAAGTTCTTCGCTCATAAAATGATTTTCGGCAAATATATTCGACAGATAAAATTAAGTTCTAAACAAATTTATTTCGTCGCCCATTTGCTTTATAGAATCCGCCATTTTTTTAGAAATCAGAGAAAGCGCAGAACCTGTTTCATTTATCTTTTTTGCACCAACACCCATTTCCTGCATGCTATTTTTCATAAGAGATGAACTATTTTGCAAAAGTTGGATTTCTTTTAAAATTTGCGCATTGCCTTCGCTCATTTCTTTTGATGCCATGCGAACTTCTAGCGTGCTGTCATTCATAGCGTGCAGGGCCTCATTTATTTGCTGAGAACCTGTTGCCTGTTCTTCCATTGCAGAGCGAATCTGTCTTACAAGTTCATCTGTTTCTTGGATTTTTCCAGCAACGCTCATAAATGCATCGCTAGAATCGTGGCTTGCATTTACAACTGTTTGAATTGATTCTTGAATTCCCTGCAACTGCTCGCCAATCGTTTTTGATTGAAGCGTTGAAGTTTCCGAAAGTTTTCGAATTTCATCAGCAACAACAGAAAAACCTTTTCCTGCCTCGCCCGCATGCGCCGCTTCTATTGCCGCATTCATAGCCAAAAGATTTGTCTGTTCTGCAATGGACGATATAACGGCATTTGCTTCCTGCAAAGATTGCGATTGGTTTCGTATCAATTCAATTTTATCGTTTACATTTAACTGCAATTCTGAACCGCTTTTTGCACGATTTTGCAAATCTGCGAATGAAGCAGCCATCTTATCCATAGATTTATTTACAGAGTCGATATTTCCTATCATCTGCTCTACGGCGGCAGATGCCTGATTTACACCTGCAGTTTGATTTTCGACCATCTTTTCAAGCGAAGCAACATTGGATGCAATTTCGTTAACCGCACCTGCAGTTTCGTCTACACTGTCAACCTGATTGTTTATCTGACCATGAACAGAATTTATATTTGCAAGAATTTGTGTGATTGAACTTGTTGCATCCTGCGTACTTGCGTTTAGGTCTTCTCCTGCTTGCGCAAGGTTTCCACTAACGCCTTTTAGACTGATAATCATCGCCTGCAATTTTTCTGTAAATTTATTAAAGCCCTTTATAACATCGCCAACTTCATCATTAGAGAAGTTTTTGATTCTTTTTGTAAGATCTGCGTGTCCTGTTGCGATTTCGTTTATGCTGTTTTTTACAAAAATAAGTGGACGACTAGTCATAATTACAACAAGCATTGTTAAAGCAAAACCTATAAGAATGACTATAACAGTAAGGATAATCGCTGTACGCGCAAGGGTATTTAAATCTGCAAAAAAATAATCGTAGGGTGCACTACAGAAAACCACCCAAGAACAATCTCCGCCAATTGGTCTGTAAACGCCACCCATTTTTTTATTGGTAAAAGTATCGACAAAGATACCACTGCCAGTTTTTCCAGAGCAGGCCTCATTTAAGAATTTATACATGCTGGAATTTTTATCTATTTCATTTATGCTATTTCCGTTTGCAGTTCTGTTTCCGTTTGCATTACTAATAAGGGTTTTTGTTTCAATATCTAAAATATAAGGGTGATATCCATCACCTATATCTATTTTTTTTACAGTTTCTTCCAACATATCCCCAAGAACAACAGAAACTATTACCCCAATTATTTTATTATCATAATCGTAAACAGGAACTGAATAAAACATTAAACTCTGTCCCTTTCTCACGGTATCTATAACCTGAGGCTTAGAAACATAGCGTTTGCCTGTGATGGGAATTTTAAAGTAATCAGAATTAGGGCGACTTATTCGCTGTCCGTCAGAAATTATTGTATTTCCTTCCTTATCGATAAAAATAATATTTTCATAACGATTTGGGAATTTCCTGGCAATATCACGCAATGCTTCACATTTTTCTTCTAAACTTGCCTTATTTGAATTAAAAATATGCAGAGCCGCTAAATTTTCTAATAGCTTAAATTCGGAATCGTTATTGTTGCGTATTATATTTACAACATTTGAAGTAATTTCTACCATATGATTTTTAACAGACTTTTTTAAGGCTCTTTGGGAAATCATAAACATTCCCACTCCAATAGAAAGACCAGAAAACAAAATCAACCCTATAACCAAAATGCCAAGTTTTACTTTTATAGTAACCTTCATAATTTACAGACCCCTTATACTAGCGTTACGAGAAATTTGTCGACAAAAATATTATTTTTATGCCAAGAATTTTAATTTAGTTAGAGAGAATACATCTATATGCTTAATGCATACTTAATTTTTTATAAATTTCTTTTTATATAACAAGAAATCCTATTGCAAGTAAAAATAGTTTGATATAAAACTATTTTATGACAAACGAAGAGTTTATGCACAAAGCCATAGAACTTGCAAAAAAAGGCTTAGGCTTTACAAATCCAAACCCGCTTGTTGGAGCGGTAATCGTAAAAAATGGCAAAATAATTGCAGAAGGCTATCATAAAAAAATTGGTAGTTTACATGCAGAACGAGAAGCCTTTAAAAATGCAAAAGAAAATAATGTGGATGTAAAAGGTGCTACACTCTTTGTTACTTTAGAGCCTTGCTGCCACACAGGCCGTCAGCCACCTTGCACACAGGCGATAATTGAAGAAGGAATTAAAGAAGTTTTTATTGGAAGCCGCGATCCAAATCCGCTTGTAAACGGAAAAGGCATAAAAACTCTACAGGATGCAGGAATAAAAGTTACACTCGATTTTTTAAAAGAGGAATGCGATTCAATAAATCCAGTTTTTTTTCATTATATAAAAACAAAAATGCCTTATGTAATTGTAAAATATGCTATGACCGCAGACGGGCAAACCGCAACTTATAAGGGAAACAGCAAATGGATTACAGGAAGCCAAGCAAGAAAAAATGTTCACAAAACTCGCTCAAATGTTATGGCAATTATGACCGGCATAGAAACCGTAAAAAAAGATAATCCGCTTCTTACTGTGCGGTTGAACGAAAAAGGCGAATACAGGCAGCCGACTAGAATTGTATTGGATTCTTGCCTTCAAATTCCTTTGCAAAGCCAGCTGGTGCAAACTGCAAAACAAGTTCCACTGATAATTTTTTGTGATAAAAATAAAGTTGATGCACAAATTTTGGCAAAAAAAAATGAATTAGAAAAACTTAGGGCAAAAATAATACAAGTTGAAAATCCCGCAAAAGAAAAACATCTGCCGATAAAAAAAATTCTCTCTGCGATTGCAGAACTTGGAATAGATTCAATTTTGGTAGAAAGCGGCGGCACTTTGAACGCAAGTTTATTTTTTGACGATAAAAATCTTGTTCAAGAAGTTCACGCTTATATTGCGCCAAAAATTTTTGGCAACGACGGAAAATCAATTTTTTCTCCTGTAAAAAACAAAGGAATTGAATTCCCAGACGAATGTATAAATTTAGGTAAGCCTGAAGTTTCATTTTTTGAAGATGATATACTTTTAAAATACACGCTTAAAGACTGCGGAGAAGAATGATGTTTACAGGAATTGTAGAAGAAACAGGAATTGTAAAATCCATCGCAAAAAACACGACATCGCTAATCTTAAAAATTTCTTGCTCGTTTGCAAAAGAGCTCGTAATTGGAGAAAGCGTCGCAGTAAATGGAGCGTGCCTTACGGTGAGCAAAAAAACTCAGGAAGATTTTGACGCAGATGTAACACCAGAAACTTTTAGAAGAACAAGCCTTTCTCTTTTAAGCACAGAAAGCATTGTAAACCTTGAGCGCGCAATGAAAGCAGACGGAAGATTCGGCGGCCACATAGTGAGCGGACACGTGGATACAACTGCGCGTTTTATAAGTTCCACAAAAGAAGAAAATGCCGTAAACATAAAACTTTCGGTCGAGTCAAAATTTGGTCGCTATATAATAGAAAAAGGCTCTGTCTGTCTCGACGGAATAAGCCTTACAGTTTCTGGAGTGGAAACGGAAGGCGAAAAAACTTTGTTCACAGTAGCAGTAATTCCGCACACTTGGCAAAATACAAATTTATGCAAAAAAAAATCGGGGCAAATTCTTAACATAGAATGCGACTTGATTGGTAAATATATAGAACATCTTTTAAATTGGGATAAAAATCAAAAAAAAGATGATGAACAAAACTTGCAATCTTTTATGACAGAATTTACGAGTTTTCATTGATGAATAAGAAATCAATTTTTAAGATTCACGAAAAAAAAGAGGTATAAGATGGAAAACACATTTAACACGATAGAAGAAGCACTGGAAGATCTAAAAAATGGAAAAATGATAATGGTGACCGACGATGAGCATCGCGAAAACGAAGGCGATTTGATATGTGCAGCTCAATTTGCAAGTCCCGAAATCGTAAATTTTATGGCAACAAACGCAAAAGGCTTAATCTGCATGCCAATAAGCAAAAAAATTGCACGCTCTCTTGAACTAGATCCAATGGTTTCGAACAATACAGACAATCACGAAACCGCTTTTACCGTTAGCATAGACCACATTGAAACATCAACAGGTATAAGCGCCTATGACCGCTCGCTTACAGCAAAAAAATTGGTAGATAAAAATTCAAAACCAGGTGATTTTAGAAGACCCGGACACATGTTTCCGTTAATAGCAAAAGATGGCGGAGTCTTTGTCAGAACCGGTCATACAGAAGCAACTGTGGACTTTTGCAGGCTTGCAGGGCTTGAAGAAGCAGGGCTTTGCTGCGAAATAATGAGTGCAGACGGACAAATGGCTCGCCTTCCAGAACTTTCCAAGCTGGCAAAGGAATGGGGATTAAAACTGGTTTCAATCGAGCAGTTAATACGATACAGAAAAGCGACCGAACCAATCGTAGAAAAAGTTGCAGAAGCAAAACTGCCCACAAAATATGGTGATTTTAAAATTGTAGGTTTTGCAGACAAGATAACAGGCACAGAACATGCAGCCTTAATTTTGGGAGATATAAGCGGAAACGAAAGCATCTTGTGCAGGGTCCACAGCGAATGCCTTACAGGAGATTGTTTTTCTTCATTAAAGTGCGATTGCGGAGATCAATTTGATGCCGCCATGAAAAAAATTGCAGAAGAAAAAAAAGGCGTTCTCATCTATCTGCGACAGGAAGGCCGAGGAATTGGACTTTTAAACAAGATAAAAGCGTATGCTTTGCAGGATAAAGGCATGGATACCGTAGACGCAAATCTTGCGCTGGGACTTCCGGCAGATGCCAGAGATTACAACTGCGGAATTCAAATATTAAAATCGCTTGGAATACACAAAATAAAACTCATGACAAACAATCCGGACAAAATAAAGCAGATAAACAGCAAAGAAAACGGAATTGAAATAACACAGCGAGTTGCTCTTTGCGTTCCAACACGACCACAAGACATTGGCTACCTTACAACAAAAAAGGTGAGGATGGGACATTTTCTTTAGTAAACAAGTTTGCGTTGCAAACTTTCCAATTTTTGCCGTTAAATTTAATACAAACGGCTGCATAAAAGTTTTCCAAAAGGGAGAAAATCTATGAATATCATTGAAGGAAAATTAGTTTCCAGAGAAGGAATTAAAATCGCAATCGTTGCTTCAAGGTTCAACGAATTTATCGTTAGCAAATTGATAGAAGGTGCACGCGACGGACTTTTAAGGCACGATGTAAAAGAAGAAAACATTTCTCTTTGCTGGGTTCCGGGCAGTTTTGAAATTCCTCTTGCAGCACAGCGCCTTGCAGAAACAAAACAATACGATGCAATAATCTGTTTGGGTGCGGTAATCCGTGGGGCAACAAGCCACTACGATTATGTTTGCGCAGAAGTTTCAAAGGGAATTGCACAGGTTTCTTTAAGAACTGGCTTGCCTGTAATGTTTGGAATTCTTACAACTGACACGATTCAACAGGCGATTGAGCGCGCAGGCACAAAAGCTGGCAACAAAGGCTACGACTGTGCTTTAGGTGCAATCGAAATGATAGATTTGGTCAGAAAAATATACTAAAATCCTAATCGATTAGCGTTTGATTTTGCGACAGCGATAGTAGAAGCTGGCGCAAAGCGCCAGTTCGTAAGCAATACAAAACTACATATTTAAGCGGAGCGAAATATCTGCATAAAAATGTTCGCTTTACACAAATTAAAAGCAAAACAAAAATTTTTGCTTACGAATGTAGCCGAAAAGGCGGAACTTCGGATAGCGCGGTTTTTGCAAAACAAAGTGGAGCAAAAAGTCGCCCAAATTTTCTAAATCAATACTCTAATTGAATTTAAGCATATATTTCTTTATCATATAAGAAAAAGGCTCCAAAATTGGCGTTGCTTTTTTGTTTGCAATCAAACTTTTATCTATAAGTAGGGTTTTGACCCAAAAGGAATTTTCTATGGAAAAACTTAACATCCTCATTGCAAAAGGAAGAATTTACGAATCTGTAGTTGAACTTTTAAAAGACGTAGGAATTTCCATCTATCTTCCAGAGCGCACTTATTATCCAATTACAAATCAGCCGGATTTGGCGTTTCAAGTTGTAAAACCGCAAATTTCAAGCGCACTTTTGGCAGACAACAAGGCAGATGTTGCATTCTCTGGCAAAGATTGGGTTTATGAAAATTCCGTTCAAGACGAAATTGAAGAAATATTGGATTTGGGTTTTGACCCCGTAAAAATCGTTGTTGCGATTCCTGAAACAGTTGATTACGAAAAATTGATAAAAACTCCACTCACAATAGCAACCGAATACCAGAATTTGAGCAAGCAATGGGTGCAATCAAAAAAAATTAATGGGAAAATTTTTAGAACTTGGGGAACTTCAGAAGGTTTTGTGCAGGACAACGAGCAGGCACTCGCACAAATTTTAATTGATAACACTTCGACAGGTTCAAGCCTTAGGGCAAACAATTTGAAAATTTGCGACACTATAATGGAATCTTCGACAAGGATGTACGCTTCAAAACTCGCGCTAAAAAATCCTGAAAAAAAACAAAAAATCCTTGAATTAAAAATGTTATTCGAAGCAGTTCTTGCGGCAAGAAGCCGAGTAATGTTAGAAATGAATGTTTCTAAAGAGAATTTTGACGCTTTAATAAGCGGCATTCCTTCTATGAAAAGCCCAACGGTTTCTCCACTTTTTGGCGACAGCGGTTATGCTGTAAAAATTGCAGTCAAAAAAAGCGAAGTTCCAACACTACTTCCAAAACTACATCAACTTGGCGCAACAGACATTTTGGAATACGCGCTTAGAAAGGTAATGCAATAATAGAATTTTGCACAAGAAAAACTATGGAACGAACAGCAACAATAAAACGCGAAACAAAAGAAACGCAGATAGAACTCACCTTAAACCTGGATGGTTCAGGAAAATGCACGGTTAAAAATCCAATCGGTTTTTTTAACCACATGTTAAATTCTTTTTGCAAGCACGGACTTTTTGACCTTTCTGGTTCAATCGCCGGAGATTTAGACGTAGACCAGCACCATCTTATAGAAGACACAGGAATCGCTTTGGGGCAAGCCTTTGCAATGGCACTAGGCGACTGCGCAGGAATAAAACGAGCCGGCTATTTTATTTACCCAATGGACGAAAGCCTTTTAAGGTGCGGAGTCGATTTTACAACAATCGAAAAAGACTCAACACAAGAGAGAAAACAAGCGACAAGTCAGGTTGCAGTGGATTTTGGTGGCAGACCATTTTGCGTATGCAATGCAAAACTCACAGGAATTCCACTCGTAAGCGTAAACGAAAAAGGAGCGCAAGAACTTTTCCAAACAGACTGCTTTGAAGATTTTTGGCAGGGGTTTTCCGCAAATGCAAAATGCAATATCCATTTGGACACAATCCGCGGCCGCTCAGACCATCACAAAATAGAAGGACTTTTTAAAGCTGCCGCAAGAGCCCTCCGCGAAGCTGTTTCGATAGACCCACGCAGAAACGGCGAAATTCCTTCCACCAAAGGAAAAATTTAATCAGGACGAAGCCGCTCTACTCGACCGTCCCGCCGCCACTCGCTACGCTCGGTGCTACGCACTGCCTTATGGCATGGCTCTGGCACGGCGTAAGTATTATAAAAATTAAAACAATTATTTTTCTCGCTGGTTATTCGGAAAAAATTCGACTTACCTTAGTTTTTTGTATTCCGCGGATACCGCTTTATAGCCAAGTACGGAAAATGGTAAGCTACCGCAATCCATCTGCTTTACAGAATACTCAGGGAAAAAATCCTGCGCTATAGCTTTATATATCTGGAATTGGTTTTCAGAACCACAAATATACATATCGATTTGTTCGTCTACTTTTTTTAAATCGCAGTTTTTATCTTCCTCTTTATTTAGATTTTTAGAATCCGTATCAGATTTTGATTTAAAACCAAAAGCTGCACTTATCGCCTGTAAAACTCCGCCATTTAAAACCCCTTCCAAATAGCTATGCCGTTGTTCCGCAGTAGAATCTGTAAAAAGCAACAAAGAGCGAGCTATATAGATTGCACGGTTAAACCCATAGTTTTGAAGATTCCTATAGCCTAGCCTAACCATTTCGGTATCGATTTTTTCATATTCACCTTCAAGCGAGGAAGCCAATATCGTCTGACTCTTTAAAGCTTTAAAAAGTTCGCCAGTAATCGTCGAAACGATATTCACAATACTTCCATCTTTTACAGCAGCAACCTGTGTATGAGAACCAGGCAGAACAAAGATAAAATTCCCTTTTGAAGCAGAAAAAGAACTCATAATTCCGCATATCTCTGTTTCTTCCCCACGCATATTATTTATTTTGTCCACATTTTCAGCGGTTATTTTACA
It contains:
- a CDS encoding FprA family A-type flavoprotein, whose translation is MEISDSIKYVGVSDKKHIMFESQFDCPKGMSYNSYVILDEKIAVLDSVDADFGDEWIANLKEVLKDRKPDYLVVHHMEMDHSSNIMKFIECYPEAKIVASKVAFTMMKNMFFTDFPEKQVVVGEGSKLELGKHCLNFITAQNVHWPEVIMGYESSEKVMFTADGFGKFGAIEEGSNEEWKDEARRYYFAIVGKFGQFVQAVLKKLPAFEIKKICSLHGPVLDSNIGEYVKSYDIWSSYAPEEDGVFIAYTSVYRNTKKAAELLAKILHEKGCKNVVIADLAREDTAQAIANAFRYSKLVLASTTYCNGVFPKMREFIEHLAHRNFQKRMVAFVENGTWAPSAAKTMTTLLEPCKDLSILPEKVTIKITMTEENKKQLENLATQLLA
- a CDS encoding SDR family NAD(P)-dependent oxidoreductase, yielding MRKITVITGASSGIGKEFAIQLFNLYEKLSEPREIWLLARSKDAMTEISKSLSGNNGKIVVKVFAIDLAGKQGAFGFNEILQKEMQDSPLEIERLINNAGFGTYGPFEETSTERELSMIDLNCTSLTGICGFSIKFMAKDSYIINVASLAAFMPLGNFAVYAATKAYVLSFTVALAAELKPKGIKVCALCPGSVSTNFANIASNGKRKLVWHGKSPEKVVRDCIKKSISGKKIIITFAKWKILAFLSRFIGKFTVANYTFKYSERPY
- a CDS encoding RrF2 family transcriptional regulator; the encoded protein is MLKISTKGQYALLLMTDLADQDPTKYIALKILSHRHNLSPKYAEQILMQLSKAGLVTGLRGNNGGYKLSKSPEEYTAGEILRAMEGDLNPKGSTEGKTVSNIGNDAFWQGFDNAVNKYVDSITLEKIAKKNREFNGFDYII
- a CDS encoding MetQ/NlpA family ABC transporter substrate-binding protein, yielding MKKILSLSLAFLAAVAVNAQTVLKVGATPEPHAEILNLVKDDLKAKGIDLQVIEFTDYVTPNDAVESGDIDANYFQHIPYLDSFNKERGYHLVNAAGIHVEPFAVYSNKIKNLKDLKKKATVAIPNDPTNEARALLLLQEAGLITLKAGAGIDATPIDIKNNPLKLKFKEIEAASLPRVLNDVDAAVINGNYALPAGLSAKRDGLFIEGSSSPYVNVIAVKAGSENKPAIQELIKALKSQKVKDFISKKYPNGEVVTVF
- a CDS encoding tRNA threonylcarbamoyladenosine dehydratase produces the protein MSEELFERTQLIFGKEKMQKLSHARVIVFGIGGVGSYVVEALARAGIGFLDIVDDDKVCFSNINRQIYALHSTVGKNKVDVAEQRILDINPDCKVVKHKVFFLPETSAQFDFSCYDYVVDCIDTVKGKIEIIQKAQKAEVPVMSCMGAGNKIEPSLLKIADIYNTSVCPLARVMRAELKKRGVKKLKCLYSTETPIRHQETEKRVPGSNSFVPPVAGLLIASEVIKDLAGF
- a CDS encoding methyl-accepting chemotaxis protein; this encodes MKVTIKVKLGILVIGLILFSGLSIGVGMFMISQRALKKSVKNHMVEITSNVVNIIRNNNDSEFKLLENLAALHIFNSNKASLEEKCEALRDIARKFPNRYENIIFIDKEGNTIISDGQRISRPNSDYFKIPITGKRYVSKPQVIDTVRKGQSLMFYSVPVYDYDNKIIGVIVSVVLGDMLEETVKKIDIGDGYHPYILDIETKTLISNANGNRTANGNSINEIDKNSSMYKFLNEACSGKTGSGIFVDTFTNKKMGGVYRPIGGDCSWVVFCSAPYDYFFADLNTLARTAIILTVIVILIGFALTMLVVIMTSRPLIFVKNSINEIATGHADLTKRIKNFSNDEVGDVIKGFNKFTEKLQAMIISLKGVSGNLAQAGEDLNASTQDATSSITQILANINSVHGQINNQVDSVDETAGAVNEIASNVASLEKMVENQTAGVNQASAAVEQMIGNIDSVNKSMDKMAASFADLQNRAKSGSELQLNVNDKIELIRNQSQSLQEANAVISSIAEQTNLLAMNAAIEAAHAGEAGKGFSVVADEIRKLSETSTLQSKTIGEQLQGIQESIQTVVNASHDSSDAFMSVAGKIQETDELVRQIRSAMEEQATGSQQINEALHAMNDSTLEVRMASKEMSEGNAQILKEIQLLQNSSSLMKNSMQEMGVGAKKINETGSALSLISKKMADSIKQMGDEINLFRT
- the ribD gene encoding bifunctional diaminohydroxyphosphoribosylaminopyrimidine deaminase/5-amino-6-(5-phosphoribosylamino)uracil reductase RibD; its protein translation is MTNEEFMHKAIELAKKGLGFTNPNPLVGAVIVKNGKIIAEGYHKKIGSLHAEREAFKNAKENNVDVKGATLFVTLEPCCHTGRQPPCTQAIIEEGIKEVFIGSRDPNPLVNGKGIKTLQDAGIKVTLDFLKEECDSINPVFFHYIKTKMPYVIVKYAMTADGQTATYKGNSKWITGSQARKNVHKTRSNVMAIMTGIETVKKDNPLLTVRLNEKGEYRQPTRIVLDSCLQIPLQSQLVQTAKQVPLIIFCDKNKVDAQILAKKNELEKLRAKIIQVENPAKEKHLPIKKILSAIAELGIDSILVESGGTLNASLFFDDKNLVQEVHAYIAPKIFGNDGKSIFSPVKNKGIEFPDECINLGKPEVSFFEDDILLKYTLKDCGEE